Proteins found in one Nostoc sp. NIES-3756 genomic segment:
- a CDS encoding DUF3493 domain-containing protein, whose product MVEPNSQKRLNPEQYARLKAGMATPYRGLRQFLYLGFGASGFIGAFIFFFQILAGRDVENALPNFALQIGIVALMIFLWRWEQSRKKQ is encoded by the coding sequence ATGGTAGAACCTAATTCCCAAAAGCGCCTCAACCCAGAACAATATGCCCGTCTTAAAGCAGGAATGGCAACACCCTATCGTGGACTGCGGCAATTTCTCTATCTTGGTTTCGGTGCGTCTGGCTTTATTGGAGCGTTCATTTTCTTTTTTCAAATACTTGCTGGGCGAGATGTGGAAAATGCTCTACCAAATTTCGCTTTGCAAATAGGAATTGTGGCATTGATGATTTTTCTTTGGCGTTGGGAACAAAGCCGGAAAAAACAATAA